Proteins found in one Leptospira saintgironsiae genomic segment:
- a CDS encoding class 1 isoprenoid biosynthesis enzyme → MQRLDFGLSDNHGEAEEFCKLLNRSALSICYGLPISLRTEAVLFLYKYSQNSITEGFNFLRKYYSPSYSILYWINESAHALPWENPWLTLLLESHSSALLLHSLDDHLTDGSLRANHIILQLRTEAWTRYAQSSKLFGREVHDGVLIAEEFIDRYFKSIVDLGIAESLEAHLSRFRSQMGIWSLQPYLLARSFFSKDQAELVKRMYEFFGVAWRLLDDYQDLSEDLENDDISSMIYFLPEDKRQDWKRDKKQEILGLFEEIQLERQISDLINSYLSEASKLAEDLHLPKYSNSLLSLKITEPSRA, encoded by the coding sequence ATGCAAAGGCTTGATTTCGGTCTTTCGGATAACCACGGAGAGGCGGAAGAATTCTGCAAGTTACTGAATCGTTCCGCTTTAAGCATTTGTTATGGATTGCCAATTTCTCTCAGGACTGAAGCGGTCTTATTTTTATATAAATATTCCCAAAACAGCATAACGGAAGGGTTCAATTTTTTAAGAAAATATTATAGCCCAAGTTATTCTATCCTGTATTGGATCAATGAATCTGCTCATGCCTTGCCTTGGGAAAATCCTTGGCTGACTTTACTTCTCGAATCTCATTCTTCTGCGTTATTACTTCATTCTCTGGACGATCATTTAACAGATGGATCCTTAAGAGCGAATCATATCATTCTCCAACTTAGGACCGAGGCTTGGACCAGATATGCACAATCTAGTAAATTATTCGGTAGAGAGGTGCATGATGGAGTTTTGATCGCGGAGGAATTCATTGATAGATATTTCAAATCTATAGTAGATTTGGGAATTGCGGAAAGTTTAGAGGCGCATCTATCCAGATTTCGTTCTCAAATGGGAATTTGGTCTTTGCAGCCGTACTTGCTCGCCAGATCGTTTTTTTCCAAAGACCAAGCTGAGCTTGTGAAAAGAATGTACGAATTTTTCGGCGTTGCTTGGAGACTTTTGGACGATTACCAGGATTTAAGCGAAGATTTAGAGAATGACGATATCTCTTCTATGATCTATTTTCTTCCGGAAGACAAAAGGCAGGACTGGAAAAGGGATAAAAAGCAGGAAATTTTAGGACTTTTCGAAGAAATACAATTAGAAAGGCAAATCTCTGATCTAATTAATTCTTATTTAAGTGAAGCTTCGAAACTCGCAGAAGATCTACATTTACCTAAATATTCAAACTCGTTGCTTTCTTTAAAAATTACGGAACCTAGCCGTGCCTGA
- the thiC gene encoding phosphomethylpyrimidine synthase ThiC, with the protein MESNQTKTPFEIPRKEIRLSNGSVYSAYTTEGPWKDGWNPSDWKAGIPKLRAEWVRKRNSGPSPVENHSQMYFAKQGLITEEMQYVALREGMDPEFVRSEIARGRAIIPSNKNHPELEPMIIGKNFLVKINANIGNSALSSSIEEEVEKLRWSIKWGADTVMDLSTGKNIHETREWIIRNSPVPIGTVPIYQALEKVKGKAENLSLSVFLETLEEQAEQGVDYFTIHSGVLLRYIPLTSKRVTGIVSRGGSIIAKWCLAHHQENFLYTGFEEICKVMKKYGVSFSLGDGLRPGSIADANDEAQFSELRTLGELTQIAWKEDIQVMIEGPGHVPLDKIKENVDLQMEICKEAPFYTLGPLVTDIAPGYDHITSAIGAAMIGWHGTAMLCYVTPKEHLGLPDKEDVKQGVIAYKIAAHAADLAKGHPGAKERDDLLSKARFEFRWDDQFALSLDPDTAQSFHDETLPQDRMKTAHFCSMCGPHFCSMHLTQELRKYAEEKGLSDEKAMEEGFKEKSEEFLNKGGTVYVSSE; encoded by the coding sequence ATGGAATCCAATCAAACTAAAACTCCATTCGAAATTCCTCGAAAAGAGATACGCTTAAGCAACGGATCCGTTTACAGCGCTTATACTACGGAAGGCCCTTGGAAAGATGGATGGAATCCTTCCGATTGGAAGGCAGGAATTCCTAAACTTAGGGCAGAATGGGTCCGTAAGAGAAATTCGGGTCCTTCTCCTGTCGAAAATCATTCTCAAATGTATTTCGCAAAACAGGGATTAATAACCGAAGAAATGCAATATGTGGCACTTCGAGAAGGAATGGATCCTGAATTCGTAAGGAGTGAGATTGCGAGGGGAAGAGCGATCATTCCTTCTAACAAAAACCATCCGGAATTAGAGCCAATGATCATCGGTAAAAACTTTCTGGTGAAAATAAACGCAAATATAGGTAACTCTGCTCTTTCTTCCTCCATTGAAGAAGAAGTGGAGAAGTTACGCTGGTCTATCAAATGGGGAGCTGACACTGTGATGGATCTTTCTACAGGAAAAAATATCCATGAGACTAGAGAATGGATCATTCGTAATTCTCCTGTTCCGATCGGCACAGTTCCAATTTACCAAGCTTTGGAAAAAGTAAAAGGTAAGGCGGAGAATTTAAGTCTTTCTGTATTCTTGGAAACCTTAGAAGAGCAGGCGGAACAAGGTGTGGATTATTTTACAATTCACTCAGGAGTCCTTCTTAGATATATTCCTCTCACTTCTAAAAGAGTTACTGGTATTGTTTCCAGAGGTGGTTCCATCATTGCAAAATGGTGTTTAGCTCATCACCAGGAAAATTTCCTCTACACAGGTTTTGAAGAGATCTGTAAAGTAATGAAAAAATACGGAGTTTCCTTCTCCTTGGGTGACGGTTTACGTCCTGGAAGTATTGCAGATGCAAACGACGAGGCACAATTCTCAGAATTAAGGACCTTAGGGGAACTCACACAGATTGCTTGGAAAGAAGATATCCAGGTAATGATAGAAGGTCCAGGGCATGTTCCATTGGACAAGATCAAAGAGAATGTGGACTTACAGATGGAAATTTGTAAGGAAGCTCCATTCTACACATTAGGGCCTCTAGTGACTGATATTGCTCCCGGTTATGATCATATCACTTCTGCCATTGGTGCCGCGATGATAGGTTGGCATGGAACAGCAATGCTTTGTTATGTAACTCCAAAAGAACATTTGGGACTTCCTGATAAAGAAGATGTAAAACAAGGAGTAATTGCTTATAAGATCGCAGCTCATGCGGCGGACCTTGCCAAAGGACATCCCGGCGCTAAAGAAAGGGATGATCTATTGAGCAAAGCCAGATTCGAGTTCAGATGGGATGATCAGTTTGCACTTTCCTTGGATCCGGATACTGCTCAGTCCTTTCATGACGAAACACTTCCTCAGGATAGAATGAAAACTGCACATTTTTGTTCTATGTGCGGCCCTCATTTCTGCTCCATGCATTTGACCCAGGAGCTTCGAAAATACGCAGAAGAAAAGGGGCTTTCGGATGAAAAGGCCATGGAAGAGGGTTTCAAGGAAAAATCGGAAGAATTTTTAAATAAAGGCGGAACTGTCTACGTCTCCTCCGAGTAG
- a CDS encoding porin OmpL1: MVRNITKALLVFAVICSSFGLSAKSYITGGLGLQFDLGSLGDTIATDGLDSSTNYKATATDGTTGVLPRRAIIPENRLLSLQHTTMGLISAKTSGAMTGLTLSLGYEQDFGKAFFWRVNAHYTRKVMGGETNAKFAGQTFYDITWDYHALQVPVNVGIKMSVTEDTSFYIGAGVHYFNGGWSLAGSNRLSDVHNALSALPPTTPGLNTILGLVADGTDPSANWEKTTFQVSGVAPNWLLGAQTKISDKGSLYMEVETLFSFKYGIAHPRSAGGAVGLAPSVAYPQVLGGNQYRFGYKHEI, from the coding sequence ATGGTTCGTAACATCACGAAAGCTTTGCTAGTTTTCGCCGTAATCTGTTCTTCATTCGGCTTAAGCGCAAAGTCTTATATCACTGGAGGCCTCGGTCTTCAATTTGACCTTGGATCATTGGGCGATACAATTGCAACTGACGGTTTGGATTCTTCCACTAACTACAAGGCTACTGCCACGGACGGAACTACAGGAGTTCTACCTCGTCGTGCAATCATCCCTGAAAACCGTTTGCTCAGTTTGCAGCACACTACAATGGGATTGATCAGCGCTAAGACTAGCGGTGCTATGACTGGTCTTACTCTTTCCTTAGGATATGAGCAAGATTTTGGAAAAGCTTTTTTCTGGAGAGTTAACGCACACTACACTCGTAAAGTTATGGGTGGAGAGACTAACGCTAAATTTGCAGGACAAACTTTCTACGATATCACTTGGGACTACCATGCTCTTCAAGTTCCTGTCAACGTTGGTATCAAAATGTCCGTTACTGAAGATACATCCTTCTATATTGGAGCAGGGGTTCACTACTTCAATGGTGGATGGAGTTTAGCAGGAAGCAACCGTTTGAGCGATGTTCACAACGCGTTGTCAGCACTACCTCCAACTACGCCTGGTCTAAATACAATATTGGGACTAGTTGCTGATGGAACTGATCCTTCTGCTAACTGGGAAAAAACCACCTTCCAAGTTTCCGGAGTTGCTCCAAACTGGTTGCTCGGAGCTCAAACTAAAATTTCCGACAAAGGTTCCCTATATATGGAAGTTGAGACTCTGTTCTCCTTCAAATACGGTATTGCTCACCCTAGATCTGCAGGTGGCGCAGTTGGCTTAGCTCCTTCTGTTGCTTATCCTCAAGTTCTTGGTGGAAACCAATACAGATTCGGATACAAACACGAAATCTAA
- a CDS encoding porin OmpL1 codes for MIQTAKKTFLILLFLLPGIYLNAKSYVMGSAGLQFDLGDLGSTISTDGLDSSTNYKATATDGTTGVLPRRAVIAENRLLTLQHSSNGLISAKTNGAMTGLTLSLGYEQDFGKAFFWRVNAHYTRKIMGGDTEAKFAGQSFYHMTWDYNAIQIPVNVGIKLSVSEDAAIYIGAGVHYFKGGWSLAGNNRLNDVHDFLVNANITDTTVLGLVADGTDPSANWESTKFNVSGIAPNWLIGAQSKISDKGHIYMEVETLFSFKYGIAHPRSEGGAVGLAPSVAYPQVLGGNQYRFGYKHEI; via the coding sequence ATGATACAAACCGCCAAAAAAACATTTCTGATCCTTCTATTCTTATTACCTGGAATCTATTTAAATGCAAAATCGTATGTTATGGGTAGTGCTGGGCTACAATTTGATTTGGGAGATTTAGGAAGCACTATCTCCACTGATGGTTTGGATTCTTCCACTAATTACAAGGCAACTGCGACAGATGGGACTACGGGAGTTCTTCCTCGTCGAGCTGTCATTGCTGAAAACCGTTTGCTCACATTGCAACACTCTTCCAACGGTTTGATCAGTGCTAAAACAAACGGAGCAATGACAGGACTTACTCTCTCTTTAGGATATGAGCAGGATTTTGGAAAGGCTTTCTTTTGGAGAGTGAATGCACATTATACTCGCAAGATAATGGGTGGAGATACAGAAGCAAAATTTGCAGGACAATCTTTCTATCATATGACCTGGGATTATAATGCTATCCAAATCCCGGTCAACGTAGGGATCAAACTTTCAGTTTCAGAAGATGCTGCAATTTATATCGGCGCAGGCGTTCATTACTTCAAAGGTGGATGGAGTTTAGCTGGGAATAATCGTTTGAATGATGTGCATGATTTTTTAGTCAATGCAAATATTACAGATACAACTGTTCTAGGTCTAGTTGCCGATGGAACAGATCCTTCTGCAAATTGGGAAAGCACTAAATTTAATGTTTCCGGAATCGCTCCAAACTGGTTGATCGGAGCTCAATCCAAAATTTCCGACAAAGGTCATATCTATATGGAAGTTGAAACTCTGTTCTCCTTCAAATATGGTATTGCCCATCCAAGATCAGAAGGTGGTGCAGTTGGCCTAGCACCTTCCGTTGCTTATCCTCAAGTTCTTGGTGGAAACCAGTATAGATTCGGATACAAACACGAAATCTGA
- a CDS encoding protein-L-isoaspartate O-methyltransferase family protein, producing the protein MENPDLGFVSRFDDAGTVLARERMVRTQISERGIKDPNLLSAFLKVPRHIFLPERTREYSYEDKAVPIGDEQTISQPYIVAYIADQLRVRSGDTILEIGTGSGYLAAILDLLGAKLLSMEIVPELYERSLGVLEDWSPGFTKRNKLLFGDANLLTQTKGKFSKFVSSACFPKLPGPGSLVFESLSEEGISVLPVEWKEEVQLLLTLRKKQNQFEETNRLPVKFVPLLGRTDLV; encoded by the coding sequence ATGGAAAATCCTGATTTAGGCTTCGTCTCCAGATTTGATGATGCGGGGACTGTTCTTGCAAGAGAAAGAATGGTCCGAACACAAATCTCTGAAAGAGGGATCAAAGACCCAAATTTACTTTCCGCATTTCTAAAAGTCCCCAGACATATTTTCCTGCCTGAACGAACCAGAGAATATTCTTACGAAGACAAAGCAGTACCGATCGGGGACGAACAAACCATTTCCCAGCCTTATATAGTCGCATACATTGCCGATCAACTTCGGGTTAGATCTGGAGATACAATTTTAGAAATAGGCACAGGTTCCGGATATTTGGCGGCAATTTTGGATTTGCTCGGAGCAAAACTTCTATCCATGGAAATCGTGCCTGAATTGTATGAAAGATCTTTAGGAGTTTTGGAAGATTGGTCTCCTGGATTTACCAAAAGAAACAAACTTTTGTTTGGAGACGCGAACCTACTTACACAAACAAAAGGGAAATTTTCCAAATTTGTATCTTCTGCATGTTTTCCAAAACTTCCAGGACCCGGAAGTTTGGTTTTTGAATCTCTTTCGGAAGAAGGGATCTCAGTTCTTCCGGTAGAATGGAAAGAAGAAGTCCAGCTTCTTCTTACTTTAAGAAAAAAACAAAATCAATTTGAAGAAACAAATCGATTGCCTGTAAAGTTTGTACCACTCTTGGGAAGAACCGATCTGGTCTGA
- a CDS encoding macro domain-containing protein, giving the protein MELNTSMIKYVENGNIFDLSGVFNYAHGCNCAGAMGKGIALQFRKRFPLMYEEYKLLCSKKQFGLGDVFVYEYEQGVVFNLGTQTTWKSKADLNAIGDAICKMFEEALKRNINKIAMPKIGAGLGGLMWNDVKKIIENSSDQYPDIALVIVENYSAN; this is encoded by the coding sequence TTGGAACTCAATACAAGCATGATTAAATATGTAGAAAATGGAAATATTTTCGACTTATCCGGCGTATTTAATTATGCCCATGGTTGTAATTGTGCTGGGGCCATGGGAAAAGGAATCGCCTTACAGTTTAGGAAACGGTTTCCTTTAATGTACGAAGAGTATAAGTTACTATGTTCAAAAAAACAATTTGGATTAGGTGATGTATTTGTTTATGAGTATGAACAGGGGGTTGTTTTTAATTTGGGTACTCAAACAACTTGGAAATCAAAGGCAGATTTAAATGCAATAGGTGATGCAATATGCAAAATGTTTGAGGAAGCTCTTAAAAGAAATATCAATAAAATTGCGATGCCTAAAATTGGGGCTGGGCTTGGCGGTCTAATGTGGAATGATGTCAAAAAAATAATTGAAAATTCGTCTGATCAATATCCTGATATTGCACTCGTTATTGTTGAGAATTATTCGGCAAACTAG